One window of the Ureibacillus sp. FSL W7-1570 genome contains the following:
- a CDS encoding nucleotide sugar dehydrogenase — MLFEQLKRKEAKISVIGLGYVGLPLAIELAKVYDVIGFDINQSKIQKYLDGIDVTGEVGNEAVKQTAIRFTSDEKDLKACKFHIVAVPTPIHSDKTPDLNPIIRASETVGRNLAKGSIVVYESTVYPGTTEEICVPILEKVSGLAYGKDFKVGYSPERINPGDKIHTLTNTTKVVSGSDPAALQEISAVYRSIIHAGVFEAESIKVAEAAKVVENSQRDINIAFMNELAMVFDRMGIDTKAVLEAAGTKWNFLKFTPGLVGGHCIGVDPYYFIYKAQQLGYHSQIILAGRKINDDMGKFVGTSVIKQLIKAEQEIIGARVAVLGFTFKENVPDVRNTKVIDVIRELEEYGIQPIVYDPLAESEEVYEEYQIRLAGLDEVKELDAIVFAVPHNELLETFPLEVLEQLYRSGKKVLVDVKSVFDRKACEERGFLYWSL, encoded by the coding sequence ATGCTGTTTGAACAATTGAAAAGGAAAGAAGCGAAAATTTCCGTCATTGGATTGGGCTATGTCGGCCTGCCGTTAGCCATTGAACTGGCGAAAGTCTATGATGTGATCGGGTTTGATATAAACCAGTCAAAAATCCAAAAATATTTGGATGGGATTGATGTGACAGGGGAAGTCGGAAACGAAGCGGTGAAACAAACGGCCATCCGCTTCACTTCCGATGAAAAGGACCTGAAAGCGTGCAAGTTCCATATCGTGGCCGTCCCCACGCCCATCCATTCCGATAAAACGCCGGATTTGAATCCCATTATCCGTGCCAGTGAAACGGTGGGCAGGAATTTAGCAAAGGGATCAATTGTCGTCTATGAATCCACCGTTTATCCGGGCACAACCGAGGAGATTTGCGTGCCCATCCTCGAAAAGGTGTCGGGATTGGCATATGGAAAAGATTTCAAAGTGGGCTACTCGCCGGAGCGCATCAATCCCGGGGATAAAATCCATACGTTGACCAACACCACCAAGGTGGTTTCCGGTTCCGACCCGGCGGCGCTCCAGGAAATTTCGGCGGTCTATCGTTCCATCATCCATGCGGGGGTCTTTGAAGCGGAGTCGATCAAAGTGGCCGAAGCGGCGAAAGTGGTCGAGAACTCGCAAAGGGATATCAATATCGCATTCATGAATGAACTGGCCATGGTGTTCGACCGGATGGGCATCGACACGAAGGCGGTGCTTGAAGCGGCAGGGACGAAATGGAACTTCCTCAAGTTTACCCCCGGTTTGGTGGGCGGGCATTGCATCGGGGTGGATCCTTATTATTTCATCTATAAAGCGCAACAATTGGGGTATCACTCCCAAATCATATTGGCCGGGCGAAAAATCAATGACGACATGGGCAAGTTTGTCGGCACCAGCGTCATTAAACAATTGATCAAAGCGGAACAGGAAATCATCGGCGCCCGTGTTGCGGTGCTGGGATTCACATTCAAAGAAAATGTGCCGGATGTCCGCAACACGAAAGTGATTGATGTGATCCGCGAACTGGAGGAATATGGCATCCAACCGATTGTGTACGACCCGCTGGCAGAGTCTGAGGAGGTGTATGAGGAATATCAGATCCGTCTGGCCGGTTTGGATGAGGTGAAAGAGCTGGATGCCATCGTGTTTGCCGTCCCCCACAATGAGTTGTTGGAAACGTTCCCCCTTGAAGTGCTGGAACAACTGTATAGAAGCGGCAAAAAAGTGCTGGTGGATGTCAAAAGCGTGTTTGATCGGAAGGCGTGCGAAGAGAGAGGGTTCTTGTATTGGAGTTTGTGA
- a CDS encoding DUF3800 domain-containing protein: MSYRRTYDINIYFDESGKSTEKLHLMGAISIPKKYYEYNAPVLDKIVKSIKIHWTDYNGYTPLYENIKTIINEVMKNYSLIKMNVISFDMNKIEQNSQPFKPHVENVVDRTIYTKFPERVVYGLVRKYGKDTFVNAEVFIEHDHTYEAKEYDLKKEMLHQLNIQSIYRGENFKVSRVEYLSKKTTYGVELMDILLGMVRTIIQNEPPNSKRAFEKNKLVMELLNDDSGNFLSFVKTITLFEWNGFSNELKSISFEKYLDVFISSNFNFEYF; encoded by the coding sequence TTGAGTTATCGCAGAACCTATGATATTAATATATACTTTGATGAAAGTGGAAAAAGTACCGAAAAATTACATTTGATGGGAGCCATTTCAATCCCAAAAAAATACTATGAATATAATGCACCTGTTCTAGATAAAATCGTCAAATCAATTAAAATTCATTGGACGGATTACAACGGTTATACCCCTTTGTATGAAAATATAAAAACAATTATCAATGAAGTGATGAAAAATTATTCTTTAATTAAAATGAATGTCATTTCATTTGATATGAATAAAATCGAACAAAATTCTCAACCATTTAAACCACATGTAGAGAATGTGGTTGATCGTACAATATATACTAAATTTCCTGAGCGAGTTGTTTATGGGCTTGTTAGGAAGTATGGGAAAGACACCTTTGTAAATGCAGAAGTATTCATTGAACATGACCATACATACGAAGCAAAAGAATATGATTTAAAAAAGGAAATGCTTCACCAATTAAATATTCAATCAATCTACCGTGGTGAGAATTTTAAAGTAAGCCGAGTGGAATACCTTTCAAAAAAGACTACATATGGTGTAGAGTTAATGGACATCCTGCTTGGAATGGTTCGGACTATCATTCAAAATGAACCTCCCAATAGCAAACGAGCCTTCGAAAAAAATAAGCTGGTAATGGAATTATTAAACGATGATAGCGGAAATTTTTTATCCTTTGTCAAAACAATAACATTATTCGAATGGAATGGCTTTTCAAATGAATTAAAATCAATCTCCTTTGAGAAATATTTAGATGTTTTCATAAGTTCTAATTTCAATTTTGAATATTTTTAA
- a CDS encoding DnaB-like helicase C-terminal domain-containing protein, giving the protein MQPLNTELLEKSILGTMMKENHLIHEAGIQPEMFVSEAHRVIFEAMRHLANQGKPADCVTLLTEVEVGEAGANYLITMASYANHEKFEQYTDLLMEAWRERQKIALLAEAQAENWPIEQIQTKLDQLFTGNQTIETSIDQDLVHLSERPFFPEDESDYIPIDIKQLKKMMNGFRQGEVTIIAGRPSMGKTDVMNHFALHTGKTGHLPIIFSLEMNRKMLVERLIALCGNISRTKMRNPFQTFTQEEKDKWMDHLSELKKANIHIDDRAGITVNEMRAQIRKLMKKHPDKKPVIFIDYLQMIACEEYRNNQYLNIAYISAQLKKMAKDFHCPVVCLAQLNRAVEARHNKRPVMSDIRDSGNIEQDADVIIILYRDAYYEQLQPEERRQPQSRYEKLEFIVAKNRNGPTGTAYVYYNKSTGKIAEEAVEA; this is encoded by the coding sequence ATGCAGCCACTGAACACCGAACTGCTCGAAAAAAGCATTCTTGGCACGATGATGAAAGAAAACCATTTGATCCATGAAGCGGGCATCCAGCCGGAAATGTTTGTTTCCGAAGCCCACCGTGTGATTTTTGAAGCGATGAGGCATTTGGCAAACCAAGGGAAACCCGCGGACTGTGTGACACTCCTGACCGAAGTGGAGGTCGGGGAGGCAGGGGCCAATTATTTAATCACTATGGCCTCCTATGCCAATCATGAAAAATTCGAGCAATACACGGACTTGCTTATGGAAGCCTGGAGGGAGCGGCAGAAAATCGCCCTCCTTGCCGAAGCCCAGGCGGAAAACTGGCCCATCGAACAAATCCAAACGAAGCTGGATCAACTCTTCACCGGCAACCAAACCATTGAAACCAGCATCGACCAGGATTTGGTCCATCTTTCAGAACGGCCATTCTTTCCCGAAGACGAGAGCGACTACATCCCCATCGACATCAAACAATTAAAGAAAATGATGAACGGCTTCAGACAGGGGGAAGTGACCATCATCGCGGGAAGGCCATCGATGGGAAAAACGGATGTAATGAACCACTTTGCGCTCCATACAGGCAAAACGGGGCATTTGCCCATCATTTTCTCGTTGGAAATGAACCGGAAAATGCTCGTGGAACGGCTGATCGCCCTCTGCGGCAACATCAGCCGGACCAAAATGCGGAATCCCTTTCAAACCTTCACCCAAGAAGAAAAAGACAAATGGATGGACCACCTTTCCGAACTGAAAAAAGCCAACATCCACATTGACGACCGCGCCGGAATCACGGTGAATGAGATGCGGGCGCAAATCCGGAAGCTGATGAAAAAACATCCGGACAAAAAACCGGTTATTTTCATCGATTATCTGCAAATGATCGCCTGTGAAGAATACCGCAACAACCAATATCTCAACATCGCCTACATCAGCGCCCAACTGAAGAAAATGGCGAAAGACTTCCACTGCCCTGTCGTTTGCCTCGCCCAACTGAACCGGGCAGTGGAAGCCAGACATAACAAACGCCCGGTGATGAGCGACATTCGGGATTCAGGCAACATCGAGCAGGATGCGGATGTGATTATCATCCTGTACCGGGATGCTTACTATGAACAACTGCAGCCGGAAGAAAGACGGCAACCCCAATCACGTTATGAAAAGCTGGAATTCATCGTTGCCAAGAACCGGAACGGTCCCACAGGCACAGCCTATGTTTATTACAATAAATCCACTGGAAAAATCGCAGAGGAGGCGGTGGAAGCCTAG
- a CDS encoding YHYH domain-containing protein translates to MKNLWCIVLVISFFIFSINNVNAHPGRTDSSGGHTCRTNCEKWGLQYGEYHYHNGGSSSSSSSSSSSSSSSSGSSSSSSYNDYKSQEYRSNEYNNGYSSGYSQGEMAYKAGKTINDYDYSGSEYYEKGYRDGFNAGYNVAKQKEYYYKLGQDKGYNMLELNTLLKSIPKDYQESFTNGYNVGLEQKKEELKKQAKKQGYEDGTKLVEKKPPYDDPGLIEIYNTQYKKGYEEAKEKIQHEAYETAYKLLPMKSLESENENYKSIYTKSYELGYQDKLASIEKEGYQSAYKHDQLMVPKKYKNIKVAAERYKKGFKKNKKAKKIKEEAYDDGFWFIISNKKNKLNEYDYAKTIYELYYDKGKKAALELYGNIAFVGSPIAAIAAGAIYSRKRKLK, encoded by the coding sequence TTGAAAAATCTGTGGTGTATTGTACTAGTCATTAGTTTTTTTATTTTTTCGATAAACAATGTAAACGCCCATCCAGGTCGTACAGATAGTTCAGGTGGACACACATGTCGAACAAACTGTGAAAAATGGGGGTTACAGTACGGAGAGTACCATTACCATAATGGTGGCAGTAGTTCATCAAGCAGTTCATCAAGCAGTTCATCAAGCAGTTCATCGGGCAGTTCGTCCAGCAGTTCATATAACGATTATAAAAGTCAGGAATATAGATCGAACGAATACAATAATGGTTACTCTTCAGGTTACTCCCAAGGGGAAATGGCATATAAAGCAGGAAAGACAATAAATGATTATGACTATTCTGGCTCAGAGTATTATGAAAAAGGGTACAGAGATGGTTTTAATGCAGGGTATAATGTAGCCAAACAAAAAGAATATTACTATAAACTTGGACAAGATAAAGGTTATAACATGTTGGAGTTAAACACATTGCTAAAAAGCATTCCAAAAGACTACCAAGAATCTTTCACAAATGGATACAATGTGGGATTGGAGCAAAAAAAAGAAGAATTGAAAAAACAGGCGAAAAAACAAGGGTATGAAGATGGAACAAAACTTGTTGAAAAGAAGCCTCCATACGATGACCCTGGTTTAATCGAAATCTATAATACCCAATATAAAAAAGGGTATGAGGAAGCAAAAGAAAAAATTCAGCACGAAGCTTATGAAACGGCATATAAATTGCTTCCTATGAAATCGTTGGAAAGCGAAAATGAAAATTATAAAAGTATTTATACGAAAAGTTATGAATTGGGATATCAAGATAAATTGGCTTCAATTGAAAAAGAGGGCTATCAATCTGCTTATAAACATGATCAATTGATGGTCCCAAAAAAATATAAAAATATAAAAGTTGCAGCAGAACGGTATAAAAAAGGATTTAAGAAAAATAAAAAGGCTAAAAAAATAAAAGAAGAAGCCTATGATGATGGATTTTGGTTCATTATAAGCAATAAAAAGAACAAATTGAATGAGTATGACTATGCAAAAACAATTTATGAATTATATTATGATAAAGGAAAAAAAGCAGCGTTAGAATTATATGGGAATATCGCCTTTGTCGGTTCTCCTATAGCTGCGATCGCCGCTGGTGCGATTTACTCTCGAAAAAGAAAACTGAAGTAG
- a CDS encoding DUF4177 domain-containing protein, with product MKEYKFERVEVKGLPGLYSKAKEDYRDIIRNHAQEGWELVQIFTPPTSVYGGTPYFEIIFSKDV from the coding sequence ATGAAAGAGTACAAATTCGAGCGGGTGGAAGTAAAGGGATTGCCTGGGCTTTATTCAAAAGCAAAGGAAGACTACCGGGATATCATCCGAAATCACGCACAGGAAGGATGGGAATTGGTCCAAATCTTCACACCGCCTACTTCGGTCTACGGTGGAACCCCTTATTTTGAAATAATCTTTTCCAAAGACGTGTAA
- a CDS encoding zinc ribbon domain-containing protein gives MKKCPNCQRVINGNETFCIRCGTEFPERDPAPVSSAKSANSIRTFNQTRSLYRQAIAQLHNSNDCGAQAQEEPIRKRSQFHSRSTTSSQTNLFSKTVTFIQTKVLPAIQSLKQSNLLSKDKNIALISILLTILLLTGAHLYIQHALNPQTQAAHIAKYVEKNKPDRLAAAFTYTEKTYVNPKSFYTYLHDNQWILEELQHAAKEAKKLGRAEIKDESGNRIISISNQPFLFFYKKYEFRVRPVKALVSTTDPGLGATITVGNKEPVPIDKDRVNVGYFAPGPYEFTIAYQDDYFVKEDKVEVYLSGEQYEFPIHLKLQPVELTSDIPDAIVYINGKNTKKTAEEIQLTTVPLDGSVEIYAVATNENGEKIKSNTLHLTKSATHITFPDAKSNRAFYESPATDAETWIGIFRRDYEKAVNLADFDYVADYFIPGSPAEEEYRNFVEGHQNRAGYQYNFLSNEILHAAILSDNSVLIETREAFEYHSEDEGDWYYERQKKYTLQNNDGLFKIADIESNTIKKERRS, from the coding sequence ATGAAGAAATGTCCAAATTGTCAAAGAGTCATCAACGGCAATGAAACATTCTGTATCCGTTGTGGCACGGAATTTCCTGAGCGGGATCCGGCGCCTGTATCATCCGCCAAATCCGCCAACTCAATCCGAACGTTCAACCAAACCCGCTCCCTATACAGGCAAGCAATCGCCCAACTTCACAACAGCAACGATTGCGGCGCTCAAGCTCAGGAAGAACCGATCCGGAAACGGAGCCAATTTCATTCCAGATCCACAACATCAAGTCAAACCAACCTGTTTTCCAAAACCGTTACATTCATCCAAACCAAAGTCCTTCCCGCCATCCAATCTTTGAAACAAAGCAACCTTCTCAGCAAAGACAAAAATATCGCGCTCATCTCCATACTGCTGACGATCCTGTTACTCACGGGAGCGCACTTGTACATTCAACATGCATTAAACCCGCAAACCCAAGCCGCCCACATCGCTAAATATGTGGAAAAAAATAAACCTGACCGGCTGGCCGCCGCATTCACGTACACGGAAAAGACCTATGTCAATCCAAAAAGTTTTTATACGTATCTTCATGACAATCAATGGATATTGGAAGAGCTGCAACACGCTGCGAAAGAGGCGAAAAAACTTGGCAGAGCGGAAATCAAAGATGAATCGGGCAATCGCATCATTTCCATCTCCAACCAACCCTTTTTATTCTTTTACAAAAAATACGAATTCCGGGTAAGACCGGTCAAAGCGTTAGTGTCCACTACCGACCCTGGACTGGGCGCGACCATCACGGTGGGAAACAAAGAACCCGTCCCCATCGATAAGGACCGGGTCAACGTCGGCTATTTCGCCCCAGGCCCTTATGAATTCACCATTGCCTATCAAGACGATTATTTCGTGAAAGAAGACAAGGTCGAAGTGTATTTATCGGGGGAACAATATGAATTTCCCATCCATCTGAAACTGCAACCCGTTGAATTGACGTCGGACATCCCGGATGCGATTGTTTATATAAATGGAAAAAACACAAAGAAAACGGCTGAGGAAATCCAATTGACCACCGTGCCTTTGGATGGATCGGTGGAAATTTATGCAGTGGCAACCAATGAAAACGGGGAAAAAATCAAATCCAACACCCTTCATCTCACAAAGTCTGCAACTCACATCACCTTTCCTGATGCAAAATCCAACCGGGCATTTTATGAGTCCCCCGCGACAGATGCGGAAACGTGGATCGGAATTTTCCGCAGGGACTATGAAAAGGCCGTCAACCTTGCAGACTTTGACTACGTGGCCGATTATTTCATCCCCGGCAGCCCGGCCGAAGAAGAGTATCGGAATTTTGTGGAAGGCCACCAAAATAGGGCCGGCTATCAATACAACTTCCTGTCAAACGAGATTTTGCATGCGGCGATTCTTTCGGACAACAGCGTATTGATTGAAACCCGGGAAGCCTTTGAATATCATTCCGAAGATGAAGGCGATTGGTACTACGAACGGCAAAAGAAATATACCTTGCAAAACAACGACGGCCTCTTCAAAATCGCCGACATCGAATCGAATACCATCAAAAAGGAAAGAAGAAGTTAG
- a CDS encoding sigma-70 family RNA polymerase sigma factor — METFDQVLEQYTPMIYSVMKKAKIYKNHEHYRHCATVALWEAWRKYDPTYGPFAPFAYRTMLTTIYREMSKENQYAAHYASYEKDTLTFLAHQKQRKSGESGCPDLFLELAALVTKEEMELLMDIYYYRYTFEELEKKYGVTAHAIRKRRDRLMKRLREKLV; from the coding sequence ATGGAAACCTTTGATCAAGTGCTCGAACAATATACGCCCATGATTTACAGCGTGATGAAAAAAGCGAAAATCTACAAAAACCATGAGCATTACCGCCATTGTGCAACGGTTGCCTTATGGGAAGCCTGGAGAAAATATGACCCGACATACGGACCTTTTGCGCCATTTGCCTACCGCACGATGCTCACCACGATTTACCGGGAAATGAGCAAGGAAAATCAATATGCGGCACACTATGCCAGCTACGAAAAGGACACGCTCACCTTTTTGGCCCATCAAAAGCAAAGGAAAAGCGGCGAATCCGGCTGTCCGGACCTGTTCTTGGAACTGGCTGCTTTGGTGACGAAGGAGGAAATGGAACTGCTGATGGATATCTATTATTACCGATATACATTTGAAGAATTGGAGAAAAAATACGGTGTGACCGCCCATGCCATCAGAAAACGGAGGGACCGGCTTATGAAGCGGTTGCGGGAAAAGCTGGTGTGA
- a CDS encoding DUF2975 domain-containing protein, whose product MEKSLKAKKFQTLLKVLNVLFSLLLILTGIGNLLILLFLGGTLFTSESFIQNLINQGSISASIGFNGLKIFMEETTFHYDKTLMVISVLLALLYGCVIFAILLLVKRFIQSIINGEIFTLKNSRRIEWIAYCILFLSVTIKGIAAYFLYSMNEMVQLADLLQEVEWVESVSFEFFGIHWSMLLCGLVIWTIGYIFRYGTFLQEEYDATV is encoded by the coding sequence ATGGAAAAATCTTTAAAAGCGAAAAAGTTTCAAACGTTGCTTAAAGTCTTGAATGTTCTATTCAGCCTCTTGTTGATCCTAACTGGCATTGGCAACTTGTTGATTCTATTATTTTTGGGAGGAACCTTGTTCACATCGGAATCCTTCATCCAAAATCTCATCAATCAAGGAAGCATCAGCGCTTCCATCGGATTCAACGGCTTAAAAATCTTCATGGAAGAAACCACCTTTCATTATGATAAAACCTTGATGGTCATTTCCGTCTTGCTGGCTTTGCTATATGGGTGTGTCATTTTTGCCATTCTATTGCTCGTCAAACGATTCATTCAATCAATTATCAATGGCGAGATTTTCACCTTGAAAAACAGCAGAAGAATCGAATGGATCGCTTATTGCATCCTCTTTTTAAGCGTGACGATAAAAGGCATCGCCGCCTATTTCCTTTATTCCATGAACGAAATGGTCCAACTGGCCGATTTGCTTCAAGAGGTTGAGTGGGTGGAGTCGGTGTCCTTCGAATTTTTCGGCATCCATTGGAGCATGTTGTTGTGCGGATTGGTGATTTGGACGATTGGCTATATTTTTAGATATGGTACATTTTTACAAGAAGAATATGATGCGACAGTATAG
- a CDS encoding helix-turn-helix transcriptional regulator, with translation MAIIVRLDRMLADRKMQLSELAEKVDISIVNLSNLKTGKAKAIRFSTLNAICKALNCQPGDILEYVEDEE, from the coding sequence ATGGCAATCATTGTTCGATTAGACCGGATGCTCGCCGACCGGAAAATGCAGTTAAGCGAGCTGGCTGAAAAAGTCGATATTTCCATTGTGAATTTATCCAATTTAAAAACCGGCAAAGCCAAGGCCATCCGATTCTCCACATTAAACGCCATCTGCAAAGCCCTGAACTGCCAGCCCGGCGACATATTGGAATATGTGGAAGATGAGGAGTAA
- a CDS encoding ORF6N domain-containing protein: protein MEYNGINVITTKQLATFFHTNVTRIYTIFNRYNEKFEEGKDYFLLSKKDIEEWSKSVHLPGLKHTSLLYLWTDQGAFKIAQSFKGLKAWQGYCNCIHYFYGSEEDWQTVLNELFEKMARKVAEK, encoded by the coding sequence ATGGAATACAACGGCATCAACGTCATCACCACAAAGCAGCTGGCCACATTCTTCCACACGAATGTAACCCGCATTTATACCATTTTTAACCGCTATAATGAAAAATTCGAGGAAGGAAAAGACTATTTTTTGCTATCCAAAAAGGACATTGAAGAATGGAGCAAATCCGTCCACCTTCCGGGATTAAAACATACTTCTCTTCTCTACCTTTGGACGGATCAAGGAGCCTTCAAAATCGCGCAATCCTTCAAAGGCCTGAAAGCATGGCAAGGCTATTGCAACTGCATCCATTACTTTTACGGCTCCGAGGAAGACTGGCAAACCGTGCTCAACGAACTCTTTGAAAAAATGGCAAGAAAGGTGGCGGAAAAATGA
- a CDS encoding phospho-sugar mutase: MNFTELYQQWRNEELPDNLKEELNRIEGDPAAIEDRFYQHLSFGTAGMRGVLGAGTNRMNLFTIRRAAEGLACYIESKGEEAKKRGVVIAYDTRHFSKAFAVETARVLGAHGVSTYVYKEPRPTPQLSFTVRALNAFAGVVITASHNPKQYNGFKVYGEDGAQLVPSAAKEIVRHMKKIENLFGIEAADAEVLETQGLLHWILEEFDEAYLERLMTLKERSDLDFGLHIVYTPLHGTGYVPVTGGLQAFGFANVHVVEAQASPDGSFPTVAYPNPEEPAAFELAMELGQKTGADLLLATDPDADRLGVAVWNGEQYVLLTGNQLGALLLHYLLETKKEQGTLPENGAMVKTIVTSEMGAAIARKYGVETINTLTGFKYIAEKIEEFEKTGAHTFVFGYEESYGYLIEPFVRDKDAVQVAIKVAEMAAHYATKGKTLLDVLEDLYKEFGYYREALVSKVFEGKDGQVEMRALLYGLRSHLPKEIAGVPVVRVEDYLSGTALLKDGSTAALALPQENVLKFVLADESWVTIRPSGTEPKCKFYFGVVKESKEAAEKRLQELTGWFQHFIS; the protein is encoded by the coding sequence ATGAACTTTACGGAACTTTATCAACAATGGAGAAATGAAGAATTGCCCGACAATTTGAAAGAGGAATTGAATCGGATTGAGGGGGATCCGGCGGCGATCGAGGACCGGTTTTATCAACATTTATCCTTTGGAACGGCCGGGATGCGCGGCGTTCTTGGGGCCGGCACGAACCGGATGAACCTTTTTACCATCCGTCGGGCTGCGGAAGGATTGGCTTGTTATATCGAATCAAAAGGGGAAGAAGCGAAAAAGCGAGGCGTGGTCATTGCCTATGACACACGGCATTTTTCCAAAGCGTTCGCGGTGGAGACGGCCCGGGTGTTGGGGGCGCATGGAGTTTCTACTTATGTATATAAGGAACCCCGTCCAACGCCGCAATTGTCTTTTACGGTCCGGGCGTTGAATGCCTTTGCCGGGGTGGTCATCACAGCGAGCCACAATCCGAAGCAGTACAATGGTTTCAAAGTGTATGGGGAAGATGGGGCGCAACTGGTTCCGTCAGCGGCAAAGGAAATTGTGCGCCATATGAAAAAAATCGAAAATCTCTTTGGCATTGAAGCGGCCGATGCGGAAGTGCTGGAAACACAAGGCTTGTTGCATTGGATTTTGGAAGAATTTGATGAAGCGTATTTGGAACGGTTAATGACATTGAAAGAAAGAAGCGACTTGGATTTCGGGCTTCATATTGTATACACGCCATTGCACGGGACAGGCTACGTGCCGGTGACGGGAGGATTGCAGGCTTTTGGATTTGCGAATGTGCATGTGGTGGAAGCCCAGGCGAGTCCGGATGGTTCATTTCCGACAGTGGCTTATCCGAATCCGGAAGAGCCCGCCGCCTTTGAGTTGGCGATGGAGCTGGGGCAAAAGACGGGAGCGGATTTGTTGCTTGCAACGGATCCGGATGCCGATCGCCTCGGGGTGGCCGTTTGGAACGGGGAGCAGTATGTGCTGTTGACGGGAAATCAACTTGGGGCGCTGTTGTTGCATTATTTGCTGGAGACGAAGAAGGAGCAGGGGACGTTGCCGGAAAATGGCGCGATGGTGAAAACGATTGTGACTTCCGAAATGGGTGCGGCGATTGCGCGGAAGTACGGTGTTGAAACGATCAATACGTTGACCGGGTTCAAATATATTGCCGAAAAGATTGAAGAGTTCGAGAAAACCGGTGCGCATACGTTTGTGTTCGGCTATGAGGAAAGTTACGGATATTTGATTGAACCTTTTGTCCGGGATAAGGATGCGGTCCAGGTGGCGATCAAGGTGGCGGAAATGGCGGCCCACTATGCAACGAAAGGGAAAACGCTGCTTGATGTGCTCGAGGATCTGTATAAGGAGTTCGGTTATTACCGGGAGGCTTTGGTATCCAAAGTGTTTGAAGGAAAAGACGGACAAGTTGAGATGCGCGCCCTTTTGTATGGATTGCGTTCGCATTTGCCGAAGGAGATTGCCGGTGTGCCGGTTGTGAGGGTGGAAGATTATTTGAGCGGCACGGCCCTGTTGAAAGATGGCTCCACTGCGGCGTTGGCATTGCCTCAGGAAAATGTGCTGAAGTTTGTGTTGGCTGATGAATCATGGGTGACCATCCGCCCGTCCGGAACCGAGCCAAAATGCAAGTTTTATTTTGGCGTAGTGAAGGAAAGCAAGGAAGCGGCGGAGAAGCGGCTGCAAGAGTTGACTGGCTGGTTTCAACATTTCATAAGTTAA
- a CDS encoding competence protein ComK, with the protein MNRNGISEIDVMKNFNVFAIAPFYNEVHSSQILTYDYGNFASVKNVYQLLDDICIYFGSDLNGRLKSARRILRIRKNPPLVISEEREIVAMQLPCAGFREPLWAIDMGFDVKPVDKNHCYVIFRNHERFLIRLSAEKVWERRRLALALLYETKYVTGKPSFISL; encoded by the coding sequence ATGAACAGGAACGGAATCAGTGAAATTGATGTCATGAAGAATTTCAATGTTTTCGCGATTGCTCCTTTCTATAATGAAGTGCATTCATCTCAAATTTTGACCTACGATTATGGGAATTTTGCTTCGGTGAAGAACGTGTATCAACTGTTGGATGACATTTGCATTTATTTCGGATCCGATTTGAACGGCCGGCTGAAATCGGCCCGGAGAATCTTGAGGATCCGGAAAAATCCGCCGCTTGTCATTTCAGAAGAACGGGAAATTGTTGCAATGCAATTGCCGTGTGCGGGTTTCCGCGAACCATTATGGGCGATTGATATGGGCTTTGATGTGAAGCCGGTCGATAAGAACCACTGTTATGTCATTTTTCGGAATCATGAACGGTTCCTCATCAGGTTATCCGCGGAAAAAGTGTGGGAAAGAAGAAGACTCGCCTTGGCGCTTTTGTATGAAACGAAGTACGTCACCGGCAAGCCGAGCTTTATCAGTTTATAG